In Desulfobulbus oralis, one DNA window encodes the following:
- a CDS encoding A/G-specific adenine glycosylase, translated as MDSVRARVLDWFAHCKRPLPWRQDYLPYAVWIAEIMGQQTQLERVAEYFTRWMGQFPDIATLASAPEQAVLKSWEGLGYYSRAHNIRRTAKMLVDEYGGQLPQDKKALLTLPGIGPYTAAAILSIGFNQAAPLVDANVERIFARLLDLEEPVKSAAGKQRTQELAACFLDPHAARTCNEALMEFGERVCTPKRPLCGKCPLNGLCLAFRRDTVAMRPVLLGRPQRLDLFMACGIIRQNGLFYIQQRLQNDIWGGLWEFPGGKMENGELPEDAAIREILEETGWQVRIDAPFRSVVHHYTRYRVTLHSFFCTIAAGQRAEPCLAAASQYAWVEAQALARYPYPSGHRQLVAALLKSPVFPAHL; from the coding sequence ATGGATTCCGTGCGCGCTCGGGTACTGGACTGGTTCGCGCACTGCAAACGGCCCCTGCCCTGGCGGCAGGATTATCTGCCCTATGCTGTCTGGATTGCGGAAATCATGGGTCAGCAGACCCAGCTCGAGCGGGTGGCGGAATACTTCACCCGCTGGATGGGGCAATTTCCGGACATAGCGACGCTGGCCTCGGCGCCGGAACAGGCCGTGCTGAAGAGCTGGGAAGGACTGGGCTATTACAGCCGGGCGCACAATATCCGGCGCACGGCGAAAATGCTTGTGGACGAATATGGCGGGCAACTGCCGCAGGACAAAAAGGCACTCCTGACTCTGCCAGGCATCGGGCCCTACACGGCGGCAGCCATTTTGTCCATCGGCTTCAACCAGGCGGCCCCTCTCGTGGACGCCAATGTGGAACGCATCTTTGCCCGGCTTCTTGACCTGGAGGAGCCTGTCAAATCAGCGGCCGGCAAACAAAGGACGCAGGAACTGGCCGCTTGCTTCCTCGATCCGCACGCGGCCCGTACCTGCAACGAAGCGCTCATGGAATTCGGCGAACGGGTCTGCACCCCAAAAAGGCCCCTGTGCGGCAAGTGCCCGCTCAACGGGCTCTGTCTGGCCTTCAGGCGGGACACCGTGGCCATGCGGCCGGTTCTGCTCGGGCGACCGCAGCGCCTCGACCTCTTCATGGCCTGCGGCATTATCCGCCAAAACGGGCTGTTCTATATCCAGCAGCGCCTGCAGAACGACATCTGGGGCGGCCTCTGGGAATTCCCCGGCGGCAAGATGGAAAACGGCGAGTTGCCCGAAGATGCGGCAATTCGGGAAATCCTGGAAGAAACCGGCTGGCAGGTACGGATTGATGCTCCATTCCGCAGCGTGGTGCATCACTACACCCGTTACCGGGTCACGCTGCACAGCTTCTTCTGCACAATAGCGGCCGGCCAGCGGGCAGAACCCTGCCTTGCCGCAGCCAGCCAGTATGCCTGGGTGGAGGCGCAGGCTCTGGCGCGATACCCCTATCCATCGGGTCACCGGCAACTGGTGGCAGCACTCCTGAAGTCGCCCGTTTTTCCGGCTCATCTTTGA
- a CDS encoding 1,4-dihydroxy-2-naphthoate polyprenyltransferase yields the protein MNPEKHAYSRLHIWWLAIRPKTLPAALSAVIVACALTAHDGVFRLGPALAAMLVALLLQIGSNFANDVFDFERGVDTAERKGPLRVTQAGLLTPDAVKRGMKLVFSAALALWCYLAWTSSWLMLLLGVVAILAALAYTGGPYPFGEHGLGDPVAFLFFGPVAVAGTYYVQVLHISASAWWMSIPVGLLITAILVVNNLRDRVTDAAAGRKTLAVRFGAAWARREYLACLTGAYALLPFLILSGLLPWTAMLSWASLVLAWPTWRVVRDNEGTVLNEALAGTGRVGLAYSLCFAAGLMLA from the coding sequence ATGAATCCGGAAAAACACGCATATTCCCGCCTCCATATCTGGTGGCTCGCCATCCGGCCCAAAACCCTGCCGGCGGCGCTGTCTGCGGTCATTGTCGCCTGCGCCCTCACCGCCCATGACGGCGTTTTCCGCCTCGGCCCGGCCCTGGCCGCCATGCTGGTGGCGCTTTTGCTGCAAATCGGCAGCAATTTCGCAAACGATGTCTTTGATTTTGAACGCGGGGTGGACACTGCCGAGCGCAAGGGGCCCTTGCGCGTCACGCAGGCAGGTTTACTCACGCCGGATGCGGTCAAGCGCGGCATGAAGCTGGTCTTTTCTGCCGCCCTGGCGCTCTGGTGCTACCTGGCCTGGACTTCGAGCTGGCTGATGCTCCTGCTGGGTGTGGTCGCGATTCTCGCTGCCCTTGCCTATACCGGCGGGCCATACCCCTTTGGCGAGCACGGGCTGGGCGATCCGGTGGCCTTTCTCTTTTTCGGGCCGGTGGCGGTGGCGGGCACGTACTACGTGCAGGTGCTTCACATCAGCGCATCGGCGTGGTGGATGTCCATCCCGGTCGGGCTCCTCATCACCGCCATTCTGGTGGTCAACAACCTGCGGGACCGGGTCACCGATGCCGCTGCGGGCCGGAAAACGCTGGCCGTTCGTTTCGGCGCTGCCTGGGCCCGGCGCGAGTATCTGGCCTGTCTTACGGGGGCATATGCGCTGCTGCCTTTTTTGATTCTTTCCGGTCTGTTGCCGTGGACAGCCATGCTGAGCTGGGCCTCGCTCGTCCTGGCCTGGCCCACCTGGCGGGTCGTGCGCGACAATGAGGGCACGGTGCTGAATGAAGCCCTGGCAGGCACGGGCAGAGTTGGGCTGGCCTACAGCCTGTGTTTTGCCGCAGGCCTGATGCTGGCCTGA
- a CDS encoding ATP-binding cassette domain-containing protein, translating to MTDEKMEQERNVPQKIIVRGAKVHNLKNIDVDIPLGELVAIAGVSGSGKSSLALGTLYAEGSRRYLEALSTYTRRRITQAERADVDEIKHVPAALALHQRPGVPGVRSTFGTSSELLNSLRLMFSRLGSHCCPNGHACPPNMDVALMLPTKCPVCGEEFYGPGAEAMAFNSEGACPTCSGTGVVRSVDEGTLVPDATLSIDEGAVAPWRTLMWALMKDIAREMGVRTNVPFKDLTPEEQEIVFHGPAEKRHIFYVNDKTNVAAEMDFTYYSAVYTVENALSKVKDEKGMKRVEKFLHEAACPECGGTRLSAKVRSTTLAGKNLAEASAMTLNELLVWVDSVPGTLPADMRPMAENIIKSFTDNAKRLKDLGLDYLSLDRSSSTLSTGERQRVQLARAVRNETTGVMYVLDEPSIGLHPSNIGGLMAVVDSLIEDGNSVVLVDHDVRVLKCADHMIEMGPLAGSEGGTVIAQGSIEEIARTKASKIAPFLTDEEKVLTRKRAKGEELFAHGTIRLKTAPIHTVHALTVEIPKGRMTTVTGVSGSGKTTMVLESLIPGLSAHIEGSKLPAHVTSIEAEGIRRANLIDATPIGINIRSTVATYSGVLDDLRKLYAKTDAAKERKLGAGAFSYNTGELRCPTCDGTGQLALDVQFLPDVTITCPDCGGSRYSKDADLVRWMPKNSATEYTLPELMQMTVKEAIPIFSAAKKIQGNLSVLQGLGLGYLTLGEDTPALSGGEAQRLKLASEMGRTQEDAVFVFDEPTIGLHPLDVQVLLSVFTKLVDAGATVIVIEHDLDVIANSDYVIDMGPGGGQRGGRIVARGTPEEMAGNEESITGKYLKDILAN from the coding sequence ATGACTGATGAGAAGATGGAACAAGAACGAAACGTCCCCCAAAAAATCATTGTTCGCGGGGCGAAAGTACATAATCTGAAAAATATTGACGTGGATATTCCTCTGGGCGAGTTGGTGGCCATCGCGGGAGTGTCCGGCTCCGGCAAATCCTCCCTTGCATTGGGGACGCTGTATGCGGAGGGCTCCAGACGCTATCTGGAGGCACTCTCTACCTATACCCGACGCAGGATCACGCAGGCGGAACGTGCAGATGTTGACGAGATCAAGCATGTTCCAGCAGCACTGGCACTGCACCAGCGGCCAGGAGTTCCAGGAGTGCGCAGCACATTCGGAACATCATCGGAGTTGCTCAATAGTCTGCGCTTGATGTTTTCCCGGCTTGGAAGCCACTGCTGCCCAAATGGACATGCCTGTCCGCCGAATATGGATGTGGCGCTGATGCTGCCGACAAAATGTCCTGTCTGCGGCGAGGAGTTCTACGGTCCAGGTGCCGAGGCGATGGCATTTAACTCGGAGGGTGCCTGCCCGACCTGCTCCGGAACCGGCGTTGTCCGTAGCGTGGATGAAGGTACGCTGGTTCCGGATGCAACGCTTTCCATAGACGAAGGCGCCGTAGCACCCTGGCGGACACTGATGTGGGCGCTGATGAAAGACATCGCCCGCGAGATGGGTGTGCGGACGAATGTGCCCTTCAAGGATCTGACGCCTGAAGAGCAAGAAATCGTGTTCCACGGGCCTGCGGAAAAGCGCCATATTTTCTATGTGAATGACAAGACCAATGTTGCCGCTGAGATGGACTTTACATACTACAGCGCTGTCTATACGGTGGAAAACGCGCTCAGCAAGGTCAAGGATGAAAAGGGCATGAAGCGCGTGGAAAAGTTCCTGCATGAAGCGGCCTGTCCTGAATGCGGCGGAACAAGGCTGTCGGCAAAGGTGCGTTCCACGACACTTGCCGGAAAGAATCTTGCCGAGGCAAGCGCTATGACGCTGAATGAACTGCTTGTCTGGGTGGATTCGGTTCCGGGTACGCTGCCGGCAGATATGCGCCCGATGGCTGAAAACATCATCAAATCATTTACGGACAATGCAAAACGGCTGAAGGATTTAGGCCTTGACTATCTTTCTCTTGACCGTAGCAGCAGCACGCTTTCCACTGGAGAGCGTCAGCGGGTGCAGCTCGCCCGCGCCGTCAGGAATGAAACTACAGGGGTGATGTATGTGCTTGATGAGCCGAGTATTGGTCTGCATCCTTCCAACATTGGTGGTCTTATGGCAGTCGTGGACAGCCTGATTGAGGACGGCAATTCCGTTGTCCTGGTAGACCACGATGTACGTGTGCTAAAGTGCGCCGATCATATGATCGAGATGGGGCCGCTTGCCGGCAGTGAGGGCGGTACTGTCATCGCGCAGGGCAGCATAGAAGAGATTGCCCGGACAAAAGCTTCCAAAATCGCACCGTTCCTGACGGATGAGGAAAAGGTTCTCACCAGAAAACGGGCAAAAGGGGAGGAGCTGTTCGCCCACGGAACAATCCGGCTGAAAACTGCCCCGATCCACACCGTTCATGCTCTTACTGTTGAAATCCCGAAAGGCAGAATGACCACGGTGACAGGAGTATCCGGCTCCGGCAAGACGACAATGGTACTGGAAAGCCTGATTCCGGGACTTTCTGCTCATATAGAAGGCAGCAAGCTGCCGGCTCATGTCACGAGCATTGAAGCGGAGGGAATTCGCAGGGCAAATCTGATTGACGCGACGCCCATTGGTATAAATATCCGCTCTACGGTGGCTACCTACAGCGGCGTGCTCGACGATTTGAGGAAGCTGTATGCAAAGACGGATGCGGCAAAGGAGCGCAAGCTTGGTGCAGGAGCATTTTCCTACAATACGGGAGAGCTTCGCTGCCCGACCTGCGACGGTACGGGGCAACTGGCCCTTGATGTGCAGTTTTTGCCTGACGTGACCATCACATGCCCTGATTGCGGCGGTTCACGCTACAGCAAGGATGCCGACCTCGTCCGTTGGATGCCGAAGAATTCGGCAACGGAGTATACACTTCCTGAGCTTATGCAAATGACTGTAAAGGAAGCTATTCCGATTTTCTCGGCGGCAAAGAAGATACAGGGCAATCTGTCTGTCCTGCAGGGCCTTGGCCTTGGCTACCTGACTCTCGGGGAAGATACTCCTGCTCTGTCCGGCGGCGAGGCGCAAAGACTGAAACTAGCAAGCGAGATGGGCAGAACGCAGGAGGATGCGGTATTTGTCTTTGACGAACCGACCATCGGTCTTCATCCGCTGGACGTGCAGGTGCTTTTATCGGTGTTCACAAAACTGGTGGATGCAGGTGCAACGGTCATTGTCATCGAGCATGACCTGGATGTTATTGCAAACTCAGATTATGTGATTGATATGGGACCGGGCGGTGGACAGCGGGGCGGACGCATTGTCGCCAGAGGAACACCTGAGGAGATGGCAGGTAATGAAGAAAGCATTACGGGAAAATATTTGAAGGATATATTGGCGAACTGA
- a CDS encoding AmpG family muropeptide MFS transporter: MSPLFQQLCSLYPPLGQLCSPRMLVAFLMGFSCGLPLMLTGQVLQAWMKDAGVELTVIGLYALVGLPYTCKFLWAPVFDRFIPSFLGRRRGWLLSVQIALALALVGLGQSDPVAMPWLVALMAALVTFFSASQDIVVDAYRREDLSDAELGSGSALYISGYRLGMLLAGGGGLILADFMPFSRVYLIMAFLMGIGAATTLFCPEPPLRQGTPKNFRESVIEPFLDFFRHNRALLILLFILLYKIGDQMATAMTMPFYLDLGFSKKEIGAVVKLFGTWAVILGGIAGAAIMLRTGLVGGLWLFGFLQMASIPGFIVLAFVGHDLSWLAAVIAFENLSGGMGTAAYTAYMASLTNVRFTATQYALLTSIMGVPRVIIAAPTGWLADTLGWPLFFTVCTFLALPGLMLLPVIAPWRGKAD, translated from the coding sequence ATGTCTCCATTGTTCCAGCAACTCTGCTCACTCTACCCCCCTCTAGGCCAACTTTGCTCGCCACGCATGCTGGTGGCCTTTCTGATGGGCTTTTCCTGCGGCCTGCCGCTTATGCTGACGGGCCAGGTCCTACAGGCCTGGATGAAGGACGCGGGCGTGGAACTCACGGTCATTGGCCTGTACGCGCTGGTAGGTCTGCCCTATACCTGCAAGTTTCTCTGGGCTCCGGTTTTTGACCGCTTCATTCCGTCGTTTCTGGGCCGCCGCCGCGGCTGGCTCTTGTCAGTGCAAATCGCCCTGGCCCTGGCGCTCGTGGGGCTCGGGCAAAGTGATCCGGTAGCCATGCCCTGGCTGGTAGCGCTCATGGCAGCTTTGGTCACCTTTTTCTCCGCCTCGCAGGACATCGTGGTCGATGCCTATCGCCGTGAAGACCTGAGCGATGCGGAATTGGGCTCCGGCAGTGCACTCTACATCAGCGGCTACCGGCTGGGCATGCTTCTGGCCGGCGGCGGCGGACTGATTCTGGCCGATTTCATGCCCTTTTCCCGGGTCTATCTCATTATGGCCTTTCTGATGGGCATTGGGGCGGCCACCACGCTGTTTTGCCCGGAGCCGCCTTTGCGGCAGGGCACGCCGAAGAATTTCCGTGAAAGTGTCATCGAGCCGTTTCTGGATTTCTTCCGCCACAACCGGGCGCTGCTCATTCTGCTGTTCATCTTGCTCTACAAGATTGGCGACCAGATGGCGACTGCCATGACCATGCCATTTTATCTGGACCTCGGCTTCAGCAAGAAAGAAATCGGTGCGGTGGTCAAGCTCTTTGGCACCTGGGCGGTGATTCTGGGCGGGATCGCGGGTGCGGCCATCATGCTGCGCACCGGTCTGGTCGGTGGCCTGTGGCTCTTCGGTTTTCTGCAGATGGCCTCGATTCCGGGCTTCATCGTGCTGGCCTTCGTGGGCCACGATCTGTCGTGGCTGGCCGCAGTTATCGCCTTTGAGAATTTGAGCGGCGGCATGGGCACAGCCGCCTATACCGCCTACATGGCGAGTCTGACCAATGTGCGTTTCACAGCCACGCAGTACGCGCTGCTCACCAGCATCATGGGGGTGCCCCGGGTCATCATCGCCGCGCCCACGGGCTGGCTGGCCGACACGTTGGGCTGGCCGCTCTTTTTCACAGTCTGTACTTTTCTGGCCCTGCCGGGGCTCATGCTTTTGCCAGTGATCGCCCCCTGGCGAGGCAAGGCGGATTAG
- the amrB gene encoding AmmeMemoRadiSam system protein B: MMKPLLRPPVAAGRFYAGDPASLRAEVARCMPEQDKSHALALIVPHAGYIYSGATAGAALGRAKVPASVLLLGPNHTGLGHGCALSPDDWQIPGADIPANRDLNAAILRHCRLVQEDRQAHSREHSLEVLLPFLHRARPDLQISALCLGGLRLAQCQELATGLHAALMAYGRPVLLVASTDMNHYESRAVGSRKDRAAIARIVALDAAGLFDTVRQEHISMCGCVPVTVALLVALALGAKKAELVRYTDSGEASGDTAQVVGYAALLIV, translated from the coding sequence ATGATGAAGCCGCTCCTTCGTCCTCCCGTCGCTGCCGGTCGTTTTTACGCAGGCGATCCGGCCAGCCTCAGGGCCGAAGTGGCGCGCTGCATGCCGGAGCAGGACAAGAGCCATGCCCTGGCCCTTATTGTGCCGCATGCCGGCTATATCTACTCCGGCGCAACCGCGGGCGCGGCCCTGGGCCGGGCCAAGGTGCCGGCAAGTGTGCTGCTTCTTGGGCCCAATCATACCGGCCTGGGCCATGGCTGCGCGCTTTCGCCGGATGACTGGCAGATTCCCGGCGCGGACATTCCGGCAAATCGCGATCTGAACGCAGCCATTCTGCGGCACTGCCGCCTGGTGCAGGAAGACCGGCAGGCCCACAGCCGCGAGCATTCGCTTGAAGTGCTGCTGCCCTTTCTGCATCGGGCCCGGCCCGATTTGCAGATCTCCGCCCTCTGCCTGGGCGGCCTCAGGCTGGCCCAGTGCCAGGAACTGGCCACAGGACTGCATGCCGCACTGATGGCATACGGCAGGCCGGTCCTGCTCGTCGCCTCGACCGACATGAACCACTATGAGTCCCGGGCTGTGGGCAGCCGCAAGGACAGGGCCGCCATTGCCCGGATTGTGGCACTGGACGCAGCGGGCCTGTTCGACACCGTGCGCCAGGAGCACATCAGCATGTGCGGCTGTGTGCCCGTGACGGTGGCACTCCTTGTGGCGCTGGCCCTGGGCGCCAAAAAAGCGGAGCTTGTTCGTTACACCGATTCCGGCGAGGCCAGCGGCGACACTGCCCAGGTGGTCGGCTATGCCGCTTTGCTCATTGTCTGA
- the cysS gene encoding cysteine--tRNA ligase, which yields MSISIYNTMSRAKEPLEPLEPGHVKLYVCGITPYDYCHVGHARSALVFDMVARYLRHRGYQVSFVRNFTDVDDKIIARSHKLGVEPAALAQRFIAEFCTDMEALGVQRPDVEPRATEHIPEMIALIRELMDKGLAYAAGGDVFYRVARFRDYGRLSGRTLDDMMAGARVEVNAVKENPMDFALWKGAKAGEPSWDSPWGPGRPGWHIECSAMSRKYLGNDFDIHGGGKDLVFPHHENEIAQSCGASGMGFARLWMHHGFVTIREEKMSKSLGNFLTIRDVLAKYPPEVLRLFIFSAHYRSPIDFNETALHDAGTGLARLYAAVERIEALPQTGTDDTDGCITEAGTAQLAGFKTRFYEAMDNDFNSALALGHFFETAKALNQVLDRLPEHPATSDLQRLHKAAGALRELGGILGLLRQPHRERNEGRTEDKLAALGLSEADILGLIAERAAARKARNWAASDAIRDKLLARGIALKDGPKGTSWDFVQS from the coding sequence ATGTCAATCAGCATATACAACACCATGAGCCGTGCGAAGGAGCCACTGGAGCCCCTGGAGCCAGGCCACGTGAAGCTCTACGTCTGCGGTATCACCCCCTATGACTATTGCCACGTGGGTCATGCCCGCTCGGCCCTGGTTTTCGACATGGTGGCGCGCTATCTGCGTCACCGTGGCTACCAGGTGTCCTTTGTCCGCAATTTCACCGACGTGGACGATAAAATCATTGCCCGTTCCCACAAACTCGGTGTGGAGCCGGCAGCCCTGGCCCAGCGCTTTATTGCTGAATTCTGCACGGATATGGAGGCCTTGGGCGTGCAGCGGCCCGATGTGGAGCCCCGCGCGACCGAGCACATTCCGGAAATGATCGCGCTTATCCGGGAATTGATGGACAAGGGCCTCGCCTATGCCGCGGGCGGCGATGTGTTCTACCGTGTGGCGCGCTTCCGGGACTATGGCCGCCTGTCCGGCCGCACGCTGGACGACATGATGGCCGGCGCCCGGGTGGAAGTCAATGCGGTCAAGGAAAATCCCATGGATTTTGCCCTGTGGAAGGGGGCCAAAGCCGGCGAGCCGAGCTGGGACAGCCCATGGGGGCCGGGCCGACCAGGCTGGCATATCGAGTGCTCGGCCATGAGCCGGAAATATCTGGGCAATGATTTTGACATTCACGGCGGCGGCAAGGATCTGGTTTTTCCGCACCACGAAAACGAGATTGCCCAAAGCTGCGGCGCATCGGGCATGGGCTTTGCCAGATTGTGGATGCATCACGGCTTTGTGACCATCAGGGAGGAAAAGATGTCCAAGTCCCTGGGCAACTTCCTCACCATCCGGGATGTGCTGGCCAAGTACCCGCCCGAGGTTTTGCGGCTCTTCATCTTTTCCGCGCACTACCGTTCCCCCATTGACTTCAACGAGACAGCCCTGCACGACGCCGGCACGGGTCTGGCCCGGCTCTACGCCGCGGTGGAGCGCATCGAGGCCCTGCCGCAGACAGGGACCGACGATACCGATGGCTGCATCACCGAGGCCGGAACTGCGCAGCTCGCGGGTTTTAAAACCCGCTTTTACGAGGCCATGGACAACGATTTCAACAGCGCCCTGGCTCTGGGACACTTCTTCGAGACAGCCAAGGCGCTGAATCAGGTGCTGGACCGGCTGCCGGAACATCCCGCCACCTCCGATCTGCAGCGCCTGCATAAGGCGGCAGGCGCTCTGCGTGAACTGGGCGGCATTCTGGGCCTGTTGCGGCAGCCCCACCGGGAGCGAAACGAAGGCCGCACCGAAGATAAACTGGCTGCCCTGGGGCTTTCGGAGGCCGACATCCTGGGTCTGATCGCCGAGCGCGCCGCGGCCCGCAAGGCCAGAAACTGGGCAGCTTCGGATGCCATCCGCGACAAGCTGCTTGCCAGGGGCATAGCCCTGAAGGATGGCCCCAAGGGCACAAGCTGGGATTTCGTGCAGTCATGA